From the genome of Geoglobus ahangari, one region includes:
- a CDS encoding 30S ribosomal protein S24e, whose protein sequence is MELLIEKQRDNPLLKRKEVYFRVKYEDTKVTPSRQEVREKLSGLLNATQDRLVIRWMKPEFGKMEAEGYALIYETPEDMKAVEEDYILKRNFSEESEEGGE, encoded by the coding sequence ATGGAGCTGCTGATTGAGAAACAGAGGGATAATCCTCTGCTGAAGAGGAAGGAGGTTTACTTCAGGGTGAAGTATGAGGACACGAAGGTAACCCCTTCAAGGCAGGAAGTGAGGGAGAAGCTGTCAGGGCTTCTCAACGCCACTCAGGACAGGTTAGTTATAAGGTGGATGAAGCCGGAGTTCGGCAAGATGGAGGCCGAGGGATATGCGCTCATCTACGAAACGCCAGAGGATATGAAGGCGGTTGAGGAGGATTACATTCTCAAGAGGAACTTCTCCGAGGAGTCTGAGGAGGGTGGAGAGTAA
- a CDS encoding aspartate kinase — MRIVMKFGGTSVKDGRSILHCANLIKKFSKNNEVVVVTSAMAGVTDSLLHAAKKCCNDPSPGFIKLFIAEMTKKHYDAVNDAVRNEEIKSKVLSKVDKLLDELEKVLLGINYLGELTPRSLDYILSFGERLSAPILSASLLSVGVDSLALEGGDAGILTDETYGRAKPLPEVYGTIKSRLEPLVSIKKTVPVVSGFIGTTKSGNITTLGRGGSDLTATLIASALNADEVWLWKEVDGVMTTDPKIVPEARLIPEISYQEAMELSHFGAKILHPKALEPVMKKRIPVRIKNTFNPDAEGTVIKESVTSTKDIVKALSLIERVAIINISGAGFDFAETMSNVFRALAENKVHVIMVSQSSSELNLSIVVDEADVEKAMKALNGMINGNGNVSKMEDIAVISAVGAGMAGTPGVAGRIFSALGRNRINVVMISQSCSEYNVSFVVKRDEGRKAVRVLHEEFELGRGS; from the coding sequence ATGAGAATCGTGATGAAGTTCGGCGGAACGAGCGTGAAGGATGGCAGGAGCATCCTGCACTGCGCGAACCTCATCAAGAAGTTCTCCAAAAACAATGAGGTAGTTGTCGTGACCTCAGCCATGGCGGGAGTTACAGACTCACTGCTGCATGCAGCGAAAAAGTGCTGCAACGATCCCTCTCCCGGGTTCATAAAGCTGTTCATAGCCGAGATGACGAAGAAGCACTATGATGCTGTTAACGATGCGGTCAGAAACGAGGAGATAAAGTCAAAGGTTCTTTCCAAGGTTGACAAGCTCCTTGATGAGCTCGAAAAGGTTTTGCTCGGCATAAACTATCTCGGAGAGCTCACCCCGAGGAGTCTTGACTACATACTGTCATTCGGAGAGAGGCTTTCTGCTCCAATTCTCTCAGCATCACTCCTCTCGGTTGGGGTTGACAGCCTCGCCCTCGAGGGTGGTGATGCGGGAATTCTCACTGATGAGACGTACGGCAGGGCGAAGCCTCTTCCAGAGGTCTACGGAACGATAAAGAGCAGACTCGAGCCTCTGGTGTCTATAAAGAAGACCGTTCCAGTCGTATCTGGGTTCATTGGAACGACCAAGAGCGGGAACATCACAACTCTCGGCAGAGGTGGGAGCGACCTCACGGCCACGCTGATCGCCTCAGCCCTGAACGCCGATGAGGTCTGGCTGTGGAAGGAAGTCGATGGGGTGATGACCACAGACCCGAAGATAGTTCCCGAGGCGAGGCTGATTCCGGAGATAAGCTATCAGGAGGCGATGGAGCTGTCCCACTTTGGAGCCAAAATCCTCCACCCCAAGGCTCTCGAGCCCGTGATGAAGAAGCGGATCCCGGTCAGGATAAAGAACACGTTCAATCCCGATGCTGAGGGGACGGTGATAAAGGAGAGCGTCACATCAACCAAGGACATCGTGAAGGCCCTCAGCCTCATAGAGAGGGTGGCGATAATCAACATAAGCGGTGCGGGCTTCGACTTCGCTGAGACGATGTCCAACGTCTTCAGAGCACTTGCGGAGAACAAGGTGCACGTAATAATGGTCTCCCAGAGCTCCTCGGAGCTCAACCTGTCCATCGTCGTTGATGAGGCGGATGTGGAGAAGGCCATGAAGGCGCTGAACGGAATGATAAACGGAAACGGCAACGTCTCGAAGATGGAGGACATAGCTGTCATCAGCGCGGTTGGTGCCGGTATGGCAGGAACTCCCGGAGTTGCAGGCAGAATCTTCTCAGCCCTCGGAAGGAACAGGATAAACGTGGTCATGATAAGTCAGAGCTGCAGCGAGTACAACGTGAGCTTCGTCGTTAAAAGAGACGAGGGCAGGAAAGCGGTCAGGGTTTTGCACGAGGAGTTCGAGCTCGGTAGGGGTTCTTAG
- a CDS encoding Kae1-associated kinase Bud32 translates to MVEVFLGGEAEVRIYDDRVEKVRVPKRYRVRELDEIIRSRRTTLEARILSAARRAGVATPIVLDVEGDRIVMERIKGTPVKEAMDVEVCRKIGEAVARLHAAGIIHGDITPMNMILSGDVVYFIDFGLAFHDERLEAKGVDIHVFYEALKAGFDGWEELWRAFLEGYSSYEKFDEVMERFREIELRGRYVDKDSHQLQDIEG, encoded by the coding sequence GTGGTAGAGGTATTCCTTGGCGGAGAGGCGGAGGTCAGGATCTACGACGACAGGGTCGAGAAGGTCAGGGTTCCTAAGAGGTACAGGGTCAGGGAGCTCGACGAGATCATACGCAGCAGGAGAACCACGCTCGAGGCGAGGATACTCTCGGCTGCAAGGAGGGCTGGTGTGGCCACACCCATAGTCCTCGACGTTGAGGGCGACAGGATAGTAATGGAGAGGATCAAAGGCACTCCAGTGAAGGAGGCCATGGATGTAGAGGTGTGCAGGAAGATTGGCGAGGCCGTTGCGAGGTTACATGCCGCCGGAATAATTCACGGGGACATCACGCCGATGAACATGATCCTGAGCGGTGATGTGGTGTACTTCATAGACTTCGGCCTCGCCTTCCACGACGAGAGGCTTGAGGCAAAGGGCGTGGACATACACGTCTTCTACGAGGCATTGAAGGCCGGGTTTGATGGGTGGGAGGAGCTGTGGAGAGCCTTCCTCGAGGGATACTCGAGCTACGAGAAGTTTGACGAAGTCATGGAGAGGTTCAGGGAGATCGAGCTGAGAGGGAGGTACGTGGACAAGGACTCACACCAGCTGCAGGACATAGAGGGCTGA
- a CDS encoding PD-(D/E)XK nuclease family protein: MRFIASWVFKCPYWVYLKNKYPEYDGISRESVKRGREAEIKFREVLEERNVKFAYQKWLTLKTRYFTIVGKADFLTSDAVYEVKSVRRFREPSRNWVGQVNLYMAMSGRRKGVIVQYDGQGFEEHSLRFSRSLLDESISYFQDLYSGKFTRDYTQCSHCSYSFICLK, translated from the coding sequence GTGAGGTTCATAGCCTCATGGGTTTTTAAATGCCCGTACTGGGTGTACCTCAAAAACAAGTACCCGGAGTACGATGGGATAAGCAGGGAGAGTGTGAAAAGGGGGAGAGAGGCGGAAATCAAGTTCAGGGAAGTTCTTGAGGAGAGGAACGTCAAGTTCGCATACCAGAAGTGGCTGACGCTGAAGACGAGGTACTTCACCATCGTGGGAAAGGCCGACTTCCTGACATCCGATGCAGTCTATGAGGTCAAGAGCGTGCGGAGGTTCAGGGAGCCGAGCAGGAACTGGGTGGGGCAGGTGAACCTCTACATGGCCATGAGCGGGAGGAGAAAGGGGGTCATAGTGCAGTACGACGGGCAGGGGTTTGAGGAGCACAGCCTGAGGTTCAGCAGGAGCCTGCTCGACGAGAGCATCTCCTACTTTCAGGATCTGTACTCAGGGAAGTTCACCAGAGACTACACCCAGTGCAGCCACTGCTCCTACAGCTTCATCTGCCTGAAGTGA
- a CDS encoding bifunctional N(6)-L-threonylcarbamoyladenine synthase/serine/threonine protein kinase: MISLGIESTAWNFSVGVVDEDGVIALAGDAYRPKEGGIHPREAAQHHAEVAGKVLRKVFEKVSPEDLDVICFSQGPGMGPCLRIGATVARAIALKLKKPLVGVNHCLAHVEIGRWMTGARDPVALYVSGGNSQVIARKGNRYRVFGETLDIGIGNALDKFARHLTLPHPGGPRVEELARNGKRYIEMPYVVKGMDFSFSGLVTYAMNLVDRGERREDVAFSLQETAFAMLVEVTERAMAYLEKDECLLVGGVGANSRLQEMLRIMCEDRNAEFHAPPREYMGDNGAMIAYTGLLMHRHGMDVDVEESHINPDFRIEEVEVRW; encoded by the coding sequence ATGATCTCTCTCGGGATTGAGAGCACCGCGTGGAACTTCAGCGTTGGCGTGGTTGACGAGGATGGAGTAATCGCCTTAGCGGGAGATGCGTACAGGCCTAAGGAGGGAGGAATTCACCCAAGAGAGGCTGCACAGCACCACGCAGAGGTCGCGGGAAAGGTACTGAGGAAAGTTTTTGAGAAGGTCTCTCCTGAGGATCTGGACGTCATATGCTTTTCTCAGGGCCCCGGAATGGGGCCTTGCCTCAGAATTGGCGCTACAGTTGCGAGGGCGATTGCCCTCAAGCTTAAGAAGCCGCTCGTGGGCGTGAACCACTGCTTGGCGCATGTGGAGATTGGCAGGTGGATGACCGGGGCCAGAGACCCGGTCGCGCTTTACGTTAGCGGTGGAAACAGTCAGGTCATTGCCAGAAAGGGAAACAGGTACAGGGTCTTTGGAGAGACGCTGGACATAGGCATAGGTAATGCGCTCGACAAGTTTGCGAGGCACCTCACCCTCCCTCACCCGGGTGGGCCGAGGGTTGAAGAGCTTGCGAGGAACGGGAAGAGGTACATCGAGATGCCATACGTTGTTAAGGGGATGGACTTCTCGTTCAGCGGCCTCGTTACGTACGCCATGAACCTCGTCGACAGGGGTGAGAGGAGGGAGGACGTGGCGTTCAGCCTTCAGGAAACGGCCTTTGCGATGCTCGTCGAGGTTACGGAGAGGGCGATGGCCTATTTAGAGAAAGATGAGTGCCTGCTTGTCGGTGGCGTTGGTGCCAACTCGAGGCTTCAGGAGATGCTCAGAATCATGTGTGAGGACAGGAATGCGGAATTTCACGCCCCGCCGAGGGAGTACATGGGAGACAATGGGGCGATGATCGCCTACACCGGCCTGCTCATGCACAGGCACGGAATGGATGTTGATGTCGAGGAGTCGCATATAAACCCGGACTTCAGGATAGAGGAGGTAGAGGTCAGGTGGTAG
- a CDS encoding ferredoxin-thioredoxin reductase catalytic domain-containing protein: protein MTPEEYVEVLSKVAERRGWALNPDKDIVLELARGLLTNRERYGIAYCPCRVIVGDRETDRKIVCPCVYAEADIREYGRCYCGLYVSRDVAEGEREIPKVIPDRHAEALFTSGR, encoded by the coding sequence ATGACCCCGGAGGAGTATGTTGAGGTTCTGTCCAAGGTTGCCGAGAGGAGGGGGTGGGCGTTAAATCCCGACAAAGACATAGTCCTCGAGCTTGCCAGAGGGCTGCTGACCAACAGGGAGAGGTACGGGATAGCCTACTGCCCGTGCAGGGTAATCGTTGGAGATAGAGAGACTGACAGAAAAATAGTATGCCCCTGCGTTTACGCTGAGGCCGACATCAGAGAGTACGGAAGGTGCTACTGCGGACTGTACGTGAGCCGGGACGTTGCAGAAGGGGAGAGGGAGATCCCCAAGGTTATTCCGGACAGGCATGCGGAGGCGCTTTTCACTTCAGGCAGATGA
- a CDS encoding flippase activity-associated protein Agl23 has product MKKLVIAFLLIALVTRLYMLDDRPMDHDESIHGYLSYILMKDHSYSYDPAYHGPFLYFATAGVFSVLGDSKFTARLVPVVFSIIGIFFALRFERFYKNSYLFAAILLFSPSILYYSRYLRNDVIVLASFIAVVYSYFSYRQTGRARYIYIASIFAAVMVTAKENGYLYLGTILSFIFFRKLHDRDYGVSMSTLKHLLVSFLIAFFMFSFLYTSAFSDMDGLKRATINSFAHWFEMHERNDHWKPIYYYSKMILEYEFLPLGMVLAGIPEFVRRVKGKELTEIELFAFYWLATAFLIYHVLSHKVPWLLVHLVAPMAFFGSLYAGYLTRKPARFVFVSLLLITAGVAGYLAYVDSTNTDHDLIYIQAQRDVEKLADRIIEYNGSVLVFVPGNDYWPLPWYLRHHSTAFSSKYYDGYDVVVTSKDQVEFVKEKGYVLDGVYTLRPGHDLYWLHKA; this is encoded by the coding sequence ATGAAAAAGCTCGTCATCGCCTTCCTGCTCATAGCACTGGTGACGAGGCTCTACATGCTCGACGACAGGCCCATGGATCATGATGAGAGCATTCACGGATACCTCAGCTACATCCTCATGAAGGACCACAGCTACAGCTACGACCCTGCATACCACGGCCCCTTCCTGTACTTCGCAACCGCGGGCGTTTTCTCGGTGCTCGGAGACTCGAAGTTCACGGCCCGCCTCGTCCCGGTGGTGTTCTCCATAATCGGCATATTCTTCGCCCTCAGGTTCGAGAGGTTCTACAAAAACTCGTACCTCTTCGCAGCAATCCTCCTATTTTCTCCCTCAATCCTCTACTACTCCCGGTACCTGAGAAACGACGTGATAGTGCTTGCAAGCTTCATAGCGGTGGTTTACAGCTACTTCTCCTACAGGCAAACCGGGAGGGCGAGGTACATCTACATCGCCTCGATCTTTGCTGCGGTGATGGTCACTGCCAAGGAGAACGGATACCTCTACCTCGGCACGATTCTGTCCTTCATCTTCTTCAGGAAGCTCCACGACAGGGACTATGGCGTGAGCATGAGCACGCTCAAGCACCTGCTCGTTTCATTCCTCATCGCGTTCTTCATGTTCTCATTCCTCTACACCTCCGCCTTCTCGGACATGGATGGTCTGAAGAGGGCAACCATCAACTCCTTCGCACACTGGTTCGAGATGCACGAGAGAAACGACCACTGGAAGCCCATCTACTACTACTCCAAGATGATCCTCGAGTACGAGTTTCTGCCACTGGGCATGGTGCTTGCAGGCATTCCCGAGTTCGTCAGGAGGGTGAAGGGGAAGGAGCTAACTGAGATAGAGCTGTTCGCGTTCTACTGGCTTGCAACCGCGTTCCTGATCTACCACGTGCTGAGCCACAAGGTTCCGTGGCTCCTTGTTCATCTTGTTGCTCCAATGGCATTCTTCGGAAGCCTTTACGCAGGCTATCTGACCAGAAAGCCTGCGAGGTTCGTTTTCGTGTCTCTGCTCCTCATCACGGCGGGAGTGGCGGGGTATCTCGCGTACGTTGACAGCACCAACACCGACCACGACCTCATATACATTCAGGCCCAGAGGGATGTGGAGAAGCTCGCGGACAGGATAATCGAGTACAACGGCTCGGTTCTCGTCTTCGTTCCCGGAAATGACTACTGGCCGCTTCCGTGGTACCTCCGGCACCACTCCACGGCGTTCTCCAGCAAGTACTACGACGGCTACGACGTTGTTGTGACCTCAAAGGATCAGGTAGAATTTGTAAAAGAAAAGGGATACGTCCTCGACGGAGTCTACACTCTAAGGCCAGGTCATGACCTCTACTGGCTACATAAGGCCTAA
- the spt4 gene encoding transcription elongation factor subunit Spt4 — translation MVEYACKKCRYITEEPTICKVCGSREFTKEWHGYVVIIDPEKSEVAKKLGVKYAGKYALIVS, via the coding sequence ATGGTAGAGTACGCCTGCAAGAAGTGCAGGTACATTACCGAAGAGCCGACGATCTGCAAGGTCTGCGGGAGCAGGGAGTTCACAAAGGAGTGGCACGGATACGTTGTGATCATTGACCCGGAGAAGAGTGAGGTCGCGAAGAAGCTTGGGGTCAAGTACGCGGGAAAATACGCCCTAATAGTGAGCTGA
- a CDS encoding 30S ribosomal protein S27ae translates to MAKGKKGEVLVSKFYEIKGDKVVRTRKFCPRCGEGVFLAEHKDRRTCGRCGYTEFKK, encoded by the coding sequence ATGGCGAAGGGCAAGAAGGGTGAGGTTCTCGTGTCAAAGTTCTACGAGATCAAGGGAGACAAGGTTGTCAGAACGAGGAAGTTCTGTCCGAGGTGCGGCGAGGGAGTTTTCCTCGCAGAGCACAAGGACAGGAGAACCTGCGGAAGGTGCGGGTATACTGAGTTCAAGAAATGA
- a CDS encoding B12-binding domain-containing radical SAM protein has protein sequence MITLINPSCNVETVRRLDFSTPPLGLAYLASALREAGFRVKIVDNMVERLSIHELVKRVRNSFMVGITSTTPTFSSALRLARELKQALPDVHVVLGGVHVSFTPFSALKSGFVDSVCVGEGEHTIVEVAEKIESGKGLEGVKGIVYKDGGRVISNEGRGYIDDLDSLPFPAYDLLPMDRYRVIGRRLNYFPVITSRGCPFGCIYCSTSRFMGRRFRMRSAGNVVDEIEWLYDEFGARNIAFSDDTFTLDRNRVLEICREIRERGLDVSWSCSSRVDTVDEEMLREMKRAGCEMIYYGVESASEDVLRFYRKRISLDKVRRAVELTKRHGMLAICSFILGAPVESRSDMMSTIDLALSLDPDYAQFSILTPYPGTEIYELARKNGWLLTENFDEYTAGKPVMKGEHVEPEEVMNLLKLAYRRFYLRPSFILRNIRRKNFGVVAGVLRLFLRAKLGKV, from the coding sequence ATGATCACCCTCATCAATCCCTCCTGCAACGTCGAGACCGTCAGGAGGCTCGACTTCTCCACCCCACCCCTTGGACTTGCTTACCTCGCCTCAGCCCTCAGGGAGGCGGGCTTTAGAGTCAAGATAGTGGACAACATGGTGGAGCGGCTCAGCATCCATGAGCTCGTTAAGCGGGTGAGGAACTCGTTCATGGTGGGGATAACCTCCACAACCCCCACATTTAGCTCCGCGCTGAGGCTTGCGAGGGAGCTGAAGCAGGCGCTTCCAGACGTGCACGTTGTGCTTGGAGGCGTTCACGTCTCCTTCACACCATTCAGCGCTTTAAAAAGCGGTTTTGTAGACTCAGTGTGCGTCGGGGAGGGTGAGCACACGATTGTGGAGGTCGCTGAGAAAATTGAGAGCGGGAAGGGGCTTGAGGGTGTTAAGGGGATCGTGTATAAGGACGGTGGGAGGGTGATCTCCAACGAGGGCAGGGGATACATCGATGATCTCGACTCACTGCCGTTCCCCGCCTACGATCTTCTTCCCATGGATAGGTATAGGGTCATAGGCAGGAGACTGAACTACTTCCCTGTGATCACCTCTCGAGGATGCCCCTTCGGGTGCATCTACTGCTCGACGTCCAGATTCATGGGCAGGCGGTTCAGGATGAGGAGCGCGGGGAATGTGGTTGACGAGATCGAGTGGCTTTACGATGAGTTTGGTGCGAGGAACATAGCCTTCAGCGACGACACGTTCACGCTCGACAGGAACAGGGTTCTTGAGATCTGCAGGGAGATCAGGGAGAGGGGCCTGGACGTTTCGTGGAGCTGCTCGTCGAGGGTTGATACGGTAGATGAGGAGATGCTCAGGGAGATGAAGAGAGCGGGGTGTGAGATGATCTACTACGGCGTGGAGTCGGCGAGTGAGGACGTTCTCAGGTTCTACAGGAAGAGGATAAGCCTCGATAAGGTGAGGAGGGCTGTGGAGCTAACAAAGAGGCACGGGATGCTTGCGATCTGCTCCTTCATTCTCGGCGCCCCTGTGGAGAGCAGGAGCGACATGATGAGCACGATAGACCTCGCCCTCTCCCTCGACCCGGACTACGCGCAGTTCTCGATTCTGACACCGTATCCGGGAACGGAGATATACGAGCTCGCCCGGAAGAATGGCTGGCTCCTCACAGAGAACTTCGATGAGTACACCGCAGGTAAGCCTGTCATGAAGGGAGAGCACGTTGAACCCGAGGAGGTCATGAACCTGCTGAAGCTCGCGTACAGGAGGTTCTACCTGAGACCCTCCTTCATCCTCAGGAACATCAGGCGGAAGAACTTCGGGGTTGTGGCCGGTGTTTTGAGACTGTTTCTCAGGGCCAAGCTGGGGAAAGTTTAA
- a CDS encoding TATA-box-binding protein, with protein MATDYKIKIENVVASTQIGENIDLNKIAREVKDAEYKPKQFPGLVLRIKEPKAAALVFRSGKVVCTGSKSVEDARRAVKQVVKIIGSFGIPVYEDPEVKVQNIVASADLGVDLNLNAIAIGLGLENIEYEPEQFPGLVYRLRDPRVVVLIFGSGKMVVTGGKNPEDARRAVEKIAEELTALGLM; from the coding sequence ATGGCTACTGACTACAAAATTAAGATTGAGAATGTCGTCGCCTCAACCCAGATTGGCGAGAACATTGACCTGAACAAGATCGCGAGAGAGGTTAAGGATGCAGAATACAAGCCAAAGCAGTTTCCCGGACTTGTTCTGAGAATTAAGGAGCCGAAGGCTGCGGCTCTCGTTTTCAGAAGTGGCAAGGTCGTTTGCACCGGAAGTAAGAGTGTTGAAGACGCGAGGAGGGCTGTAAAGCAGGTTGTAAAGATAATCGGCAGTTTTGGCATCCCGGTTTACGAGGATCCCGAGGTGAAGGTTCAGAACATTGTGGCCTCTGCCGACCTCGGAGTTGACCTCAACCTCAACGCCATAGCCATCGGCCTGGGGCTTGAGAACATTGAGTACGAGCCGGAGCAGTTCCCGGGGCTCGTTTACAGGCTCAGAGATCCGAGGGTTGTGGTGCTTATATTTGGCTCCGGCAAGATGGTGGTAACCGGTGGAAAGAATCCCGAAGATGCGAGGAGGGCTGTTGAAAAGATAGCGGAGGAGCTCACGGCCTTAGGCCTTATGTAG
- a CDS encoding GTP-dependent dephospho-CoA kinase family protein — protein MLRVTEKLREELSVPFGRLYEGRGPELVKRIEEIRQAKLLATIGDLVSLFTFQAGFEPDIVVIDFKTERRELGDSFESDIMAFLRDYRIVRVENPQGHVTEELVRALREGISTGRTCVIVDGEEDMSALPLALLLPEGSVILYGIPSRGIAAYTVDEEGKVLISRMVEEMEEVGDDRVRDMLIGGEVNGAAD, from the coding sequence ATGCTGAGGGTCACCGAGAAGCTCAGGGAGGAGCTGTCGGTTCCGTTTGGCAGGCTTTACGAGGGCAGAGGCCCGGAGCTTGTGAAGAGGATAGAGGAGATAAGGCAAGCGAAGCTTCTGGCAACCATCGGGGATCTCGTGTCTCTCTTCACGTTTCAGGCCGGGTTTGAGCCGGACATCGTGGTCATAGACTTCAAAACCGAGCGAAGGGAGCTCGGAGACAGCTTTGAGTCGGACATAATGGCGTTTCTCAGGGATTACAGGATCGTCAGGGTCGAGAACCCTCAGGGGCACGTGACAGAGGAGCTCGTTCGTGCGCTGAGGGAGGGGATATCTACAGGTAGGACTTGCGTGATTGTGGACGGAGAGGAGGACATGTCTGCCCTTCCGCTGGCCCTGCTGCTTCCTGAGGGGAGCGTGATTCTGTACGGCATACCCTCGAGGGGGATTGCGGCCTACACTGTTGACGAGGAGGGTAAAGTTCTAATATCCCGCATGGTTGAGGAGATGGAGGAAGTTGGAGACGATAGGGTTAGAGATATGCTCATCGGAGGTGAGGTGAATGGAGCTGCTGATTGA
- a CDS encoding AzlC family ABC transporter permease, whose protein sequence is MALRRALPVMVSYFFISMAFGVLASPYFGSLSVLMSLSVFAGAAQFIALRMVEENADIWLIILTTLLINSRHLLMSSDMSGIFRGLNPIKRAVMAFGITDETFAVGISSVKGTGDWGFQVRLNFLALSAWVSGTAFGIAFGQLIPEKIYSILPFGLTAMFIAILTSSVRGISYAVSAIVAGVIAVVIGSSTGIIFAALAGIVAGGVAERWTG, encoded by the coding sequence ATGGCTCTCAGGAGGGCTCTTCCGGTCATGGTCAGCTACTTCTTCATATCCATGGCGTTCGGCGTGCTCGCCTCTCCCTACTTCGGCAGCCTTTCCGTGCTCATGTCCCTGAGCGTGTTTGCTGGGGCAGCGCAGTTCATAGCCCTCAGAATGGTTGAGGAGAACGCGGACATCTGGCTGATAATCCTGACGACCCTCCTGATAAACTCGAGGCACCTCCTGATGTCCAGCGACATGTCCGGAATCTTCAGGGGGCTGAACCCCATCAAGAGAGCAGTAATGGCTTTCGGAATCACCGACGAGACGTTTGCAGTCGGAATATCAAGCGTCAAAGGCACGGGAGACTGGGGGTTTCAGGTGAGGCTGAACTTTCTCGCACTCTCGGCATGGGTGAGCGGAACAGCGTTTGGAATAGCCTTCGGCCAGCTGATACCGGAGAAAATCTACAGCATCCTCCCGTTCGGCCTGACTGCGATGTTCATAGCCATCCTGACTTCGAGCGTCAGGGGAATCAGCTACGCCGTCTCTGCAATAGTTGCGGGAGTGATAGCCGTGGTTATAGGGTCGAGCACCGGAATAATCTTTGCCGCTCTTGCAGGGATAGTGGCAGGAGGTGTGGCTGAGAGATGGACTGGCTGA
- a CDS encoding AzlD domain-containing protein — protein sequence MDWLILILGMAVVTYLTRVTPFFLSIRDSRFVKYVPPAVFSALVFPDVLSSPEKTIAGALVFAVCIKNRDLLLAFLVGTSALYVLQLV from the coding sequence ATGGACTGGCTGATTCTGATACTCGGAATGGCCGTCGTGACCTACCTGACGAGAGTCACGCCATTTTTCCTAAGCATAAGGGACAGCAGGTTCGTGAAGTACGTCCCACCAGCAGTGTTCTCCGCCCTCGTCTTCCCGGACGTGCTCAGCAGTCCTGAGAAGACCATCGCTGGTGCTCTCGTGTTTGCGGTGTGCATCAAAAACAGAGACCTGCTCCTCGCCTTCCTCGTCGGAACCTCAGCCCTCTATGTCCTGCAGCTGGTGTGA
- the rpoE gene encoding DNA-directed RNA polymerase has protein sequence MYARIKVRDTVRVPPNRLGEDISQIIDELLWENFEGMLDKEYGMIVGIESVDEIGEGKIIEGDGGVYFDVVFTAITFKPLMQEVVEGVVNEIVEFGAFVSLGPLDGLLHMSQITDDYLNFDEKNKRLVGRETKRTLEEGDLVRARIVALSLKEKEPEKSKIGLTMRQPWLGALKWIEEDKKKLESGE, from the coding sequence ATGTATGCACGGATAAAGGTTAGAGACACGGTTAGGGTTCCCCCGAACAGGCTCGGCGAGGACATAAGCCAGATAATCGACGAACTGCTGTGGGAGAACTTCGAGGGCATGCTGGACAAGGAGTACGGCATGATCGTCGGCATAGAGAGCGTGGACGAGATCGGAGAGGGCAAGATAATCGAGGGAGACGGGGGTGTGTACTTTGACGTGGTTTTCACGGCCATCACCTTCAAACCCCTGATGCAGGAGGTTGTTGAGGGGGTCGTGAACGAGATTGTCGAGTTCGGAGCCTTCGTATCTCTCGGCCCGCTCGACGGGCTTCTCCACATGAGCCAGATAACCGACGACTACCTGAACTTCGACGAGAAGAACAAGAGGCTCGTTGGCAGGGAGACGAAAAGGACGCTTGAGGAGGGAGATCTGGTAAGGGCGAGGATAGTGGCCCTCTCACTTAAGGAGAAGGAGCCCGAGAAGAGCAAGATCGGCTTAACAATGAGGCAGCCCTGGCTTGGCGCGCTGAAGTGGATTGAGGAGGATAAGAAGAAGCTGGAGAGTGGTGAGTGA